A region from the Natronorubrum halophilum genome encodes:
- a CDS encoding glycoside hydrolase family 2 protein — MGAKWTGGVVNRRGDDGPPTVEEWLPVSVPGRPAAFGDAAGPIAYRTTFGDPRSDAGERALVELRGIYARAEIWLNGDRLGAHDSTVLPFRAAFDPRPENELVVVCERPDPLTGIYGSDELPDEFATPAIRWGVGFESRPRTFLRRFEARSRLTEDGGVIDVEAEVDAGESTDDAITFSVRPEGFRGGGTMQRASVQAAAGERVTVSRTLEIREPSLWWPRGYGPQQRYAVRAKLGEESLERTVGFREIERDGEGILVNGTQVRARGFTRLPGGDPATDVERAVGANATLLRARTPVPPTFYDACDEAGVLVWQDLPTGGPNADRSLERTRLLAAALERTYGHHPSLAIYGGHDDPSRPFDGLYGGGFLTKLRFRYRARRTTADRPSTAAIAEVLPDDRPVVTSAGPPGTDSDAALIFPGWQYLEADAVEWLLERDRSIGPFVGGFGAGSLTAADVDPADIPGLDEAALEHWVGADPTVEASQTYQARTLKTVAEALRRRRSGVLVAATLRDATPGGGAGVLTRTGEEKEAYRALARSFEPVQAILDGPPEPGSVGITLCNDTHEEVETTVSWRAGEAGDETVVRVGPLETADAGTAEIPRTASGIELTVGGNDRAVTNQYHL; from the coding sequence ATGGGTGCCAAGTGGACCGGTGGGGTCGTCAATCGACGGGGCGACGACGGCCCGCCGACGGTCGAGGAGTGGTTGCCGGTTTCCGTTCCCGGACGGCCGGCAGCGTTCGGCGACGCCGCGGGACCGATCGCCTACCGGACGACGTTCGGAGATCCGCGGAGTGACGCCGGCGAACGGGCGTTGGTCGAACTTCGCGGGATCTATGCTCGAGCCGAAATATGGCTCAACGGGGACCGACTGGGCGCGCACGACTCGACTGTCCTCCCGTTCCGCGCCGCGTTCGATCCCCGACCCGAGAACGAACTCGTCGTCGTCTGCGAGCGACCCGATCCACTCACGGGAATCTACGGGAGCGACGAGCTACCGGACGAATTCGCGACGCCGGCTATCCGGTGGGGCGTCGGTTTCGAGTCTCGGCCTCGAACGTTCCTTCGCCGCTTCGAGGCCCGGTCACGACTCACCGAAGACGGCGGCGTCATCGACGTCGAGGCAGAGGTCGACGCGGGCGAGTCGACTGATGACGCGATCACCTTCTCCGTGCGTCCCGAGGGGTTCCGCGGCGGTGGGACCATGCAGCGCGCGTCGGTACAGGCCGCTGCGGGCGAGCGGGTGACGGTGTCCCGGACTCTCGAGATCCGAGAGCCGTCCCTGTGGTGGCCGCGCGGCTACGGCCCCCAACAGCGGTACGCGGTTCGAGCGAAACTGGGCGAGGAGTCGCTCGAGCGGACGGTCGGCTTCCGGGAGATCGAACGCGACGGGGAGGGTATACTGGTCAACGGAACGCAGGTTCGAGCCCGCGGGTTCACGCGGCTGCCCGGCGGAGATCCGGCTACGGACGTCGAGCGCGCTGTTGGCGCGAACGCGACGCTGCTTCGCGCTCGCACGCCCGTCCCGCCGACGTTCTACGACGCTTGCGACGAGGCCGGAGTGTTGGTCTGGCAGGACCTGCCGACGGGCGGACCGAACGCCGACCGCTCGCTCGAGCGCACCCGATTGCTCGCGGCGGCGCTCGAGCGAACGTACGGCCACCACCCGAGCCTCGCGATCTACGGCGGCCACGACGACCCGAGTCGACCGTTCGACGGACTCTACGGCGGCGGGTTCCTGACGAAACTGCGGTTCCGCTACCGTGCGCGGCGAACGACCGCCGATCGTCCCTCCACGGCAGCGATCGCCGAAGTGCTCCCCGACGATCGTCCCGTCGTTACGAGCGCGGGACCGCCCGGCACCGATTCCGACGCCGCGTTGATCTTTCCGGGCTGGCAGTATCTCGAGGCCGACGCGGTCGAGTGGTTGCTCGAGCGCGACCGTTCGATCGGACCGTTCGTCGGCGGCTTCGGCGCGGGATCGCTGACCGCGGCCGACGTCGACCCCGCCGATATCCCCGGACTCGACGAGGCGGCGCTCGAGCACTGGGTCGGTGCCGATCCCACCGTCGAAGCGTCCCAGACGTACCAGGCGCGGACGCTGAAGACGGTCGCGGAGGCGCTCCGCCGCCGTAGAAGCGGCGTGCTGGTGGCGGCGACGCTTCGCGATGCGACACCGGGTGGCGGCGCGGGTGTCCTGACCCGGACCGGCGAGGAAAAGGAAGCGTACCGGGCGCTCGCCCGATCGTTCGAACCGGTTCAGGCGATTCTCGACGGCCCGCCCGAACCGGGATCCGTCGGAATAACCCTCTGTAACGATACGCACGAGGAAGTAGAGACGACCGTTTCCTGGCGGGCCGGCGAGGCGGGAGACGAGACGGTTGTGCGCGTCGGGCCGCTCGAAACGGCCGACGCCGGAACGGCCGAAATCCCCCGGACGGCATCCGGAATCGAACTGACAGTCGGGGGTAACGATCGTGCGGTTACCAACCAGTACCATTTATAA
- a CDS encoding tubulin/FtsZ family protein, with the protein MKVALIGVGQAGGNVTERLARFDADMGFGAVQGALAVNSAEADLQSLEFVDTQLIGADRVNGHGVGADNELGTEIMQSDIQQVLGSLDGRVTSSAEAIFVVAGLGGGTGSGGAPVLVHHLQQVYDVPVYALGVLPGRNEGSLYQANAGRSLKTLVREADSTLLIDNDAWHEQGESVEGAFDTINGKIAKRVGLLFASGEAVEGVGQSVVDSSEVINTLRAGGVSVLGYASELASEDSAENIQTAMSVSRQALLTGTSMPDTRAAEAALLVVAGESDRIPRKGVERARRWLEDETGSMQVRGGDFPLETDRLGALVLLGGAERSDRVREFMDRAREAKTAQDREEARTDPAEQFADDRLENLF; encoded by the coding sequence ATGAAAGTTGCCCTGATCGGGGTTGGTCAGGCCGGCGGAAACGTCACCGAACGGCTCGCCCGGTTCGACGCGGATATGGGCTTCGGTGCCGTTCAGGGCGCGCTGGCCGTCAACTCCGCGGAAGCGGACCTCCAATCGCTCGAGTTCGTCGACACCCAGTTGATCGGCGCGGACCGCGTCAACGGGCACGGCGTCGGCGCTGACAACGAACTCGGCACCGAGATCATGCAGTCGGACATCCAGCAGGTACTCGGCTCGCTCGACGGGCGGGTCACCTCGAGCGCCGAGGCGATCTTCGTCGTCGCCGGCCTCGGCGGCGGGACGGGAAGCGGCGGTGCACCGGTTCTCGTCCACCACCTCCAGCAGGTTTACGACGTTCCCGTCTACGCGCTCGGCGTGTTGCCGGGACGCAACGAGGGATCGCTCTACCAGGCCAACGCCGGCCGATCCCTGAAGACGCTCGTCCGCGAGGCGGACTCGACGCTGCTCATCGACAACGACGCGTGGCACGAACAGGGCGAGAGCGTCGAGGGCGCGTTCGACACGATCAACGGCAAGATCGCCAAGCGCGTCGGGTTGCTCTTCGCCTCCGGCGAGGCCGTCGAGGGCGTTGGGCAAAGTGTGGTCGACTCGAGCGAGGTCATCAACACCCTCCGCGCGGGCGGCGTCTCCGTCCTCGGTTACGCCAGCGAACTCGCGAGCGAGGACAGCGCCGAGAACATCCAGACCGCGATGAGCGTCTCGCGACAGGCGCTGCTAACCGGGACGAGCATGCCCGACACGAGGGCGGCCGAGGCGGCGCTGCTGGTCGTCGCCGGCGAATCCGACCGGATCCCCCGCAAGGGCGTCGAACGAGCGCGGCGCTGGCTCGAGGACGAAACCGGCAGCATGCAGGTTCGGGGCGGTGACTTCCCCCTCGAGACCGATCGGCTCGGTGCGCTCGTCCTGCTCGGTGGGGCGGAACGATCGGATCGCGTTCGGGAGTTCATGGACCGCGCTCGCGAGGCGAAGACGGCCCAGGATCGCGAGGAGGCGCGGACCGATCCCGCAGAACAGTTCGCCGACGACCGCCTCGAGAACCTGTTTTAG
- a CDS encoding DUF5791 family protein translates to MFYEQRMTVPDSPAALRAEYDEDLRAIVEQRGPDAVADRTDVDRETVDALLEGGSPDLTLVEAAQIQALEDGEPDPDEMVTIACEHLLLGMSTAVLDVDAIESEVALEMDAKEIQQKIERRAPMSLEEFVHVQYVIADGAP, encoded by the coding sequence ATGTTCTACGAACAGCGGATGACCGTTCCCGACTCGCCCGCTGCTCTCCGTGCGGAGTACGACGAGGACCTCAGGGCGATCGTCGAGCAACGCGGTCCCGACGCGGTTGCCGACCGGACGGACGTCGACCGCGAGACCGTCGACGCCCTGCTCGAGGGGGGCTCCCCCGACCTCACGCTCGTCGAAGCGGCCCAGATCCAGGCGCTCGAGGACGGCGAACCCGACCCCGACGAGATGGTGACGATCGCCTGCGAGCACCTGCTCCTGGGCATGTCGACGGCCGTCCTCGACGTCGACGCGATCGAGAGCGAGGTGGCCCTCGAGATGGACGCAAAGGAGATCCAACAGAAGATCGAACGACGCGCGCCGATGTCGCTCGAGGAGTTCGTCCACGTGCAGTACGTGATCGCCGACGGCGCTCCCTGA
- a CDS encoding SDR family oxidoreductase — translation MNVAILGCGHVGLELGRQLTDRGHDAVGVRRSNEGVERIEDAGFEAVRADVTDATELETVPDVDAVVFAASSGGRGAATAREVYVEGLRTAVEHFGERESAPERLIYTSSTGVHGDHDGDWVDEETPIEPTTEKTEVLADAERIALELPPEYGFEGTVARYAGLYGPGRYRLERYLEGPVTEGFLNMVHRDDAAGAVRYLLEADLARGEVVQVVDDEPAHKWEFADWLAENCGVDDPPKRTKAERLEDADLSASGRRRILTSKRCSNEKLRALGYEFAYPTYRTGYRDAIEAYLNDA, via the coding sequence ATGAACGTTGCAATCCTGGGCTGTGGCCACGTCGGCCTCGAGTTGGGCCGACAGCTTACGGACCGCGGCCACGACGCGGTCGGCGTTCGCCGGTCGAACGAGGGCGTCGAGCGGATCGAGGATGCCGGCTTCGAGGCCGTACGAGCCGACGTCACCGACGCGACGGAACTCGAGACGGTGCCGGACGTCGATGCGGTCGTCTTCGCGGCCAGCAGCGGCGGCCGCGGGGCGGCGACGGCCCGCGAGGTCTACGTCGAGGGACTCCGGACGGCCGTGGAACACTTCGGCGAGCGCGAGAGCGCTCCCGAGCGGCTGATCTACACCTCCTCGACGGGAGTCCACGGCGACCACGACGGCGACTGGGTCGACGAGGAGACGCCCATCGAGCCCACGACGGAGAAGACCGAGGTGCTCGCCGACGCCGAGCGAATCGCGCTGGAGTTGCCCCCCGAGTACGGCTTCGAGGGAACCGTCGCGCGCTACGCCGGCCTCTACGGCCCCGGCCGGTACCGCCTCGAGCGCTACCTCGAGGGGCCGGTCACCGAGGGCTTCCTGAACATGGTCCACCGCGACGACGCCGCGGGGGCCGTCCGCTACCTGCTCGAGGCGGACCTCGCTCGCGGCGAGGTCGTCCAGGTCGTCGACGACGAACCCGCCCACAAGTGGGAGTTCGCCGACTGGCTAGCCGAGAACTGCGGCGTCGACGACCCGCCGAAGCGGACGAAAGCCGAACGGCTCGAGGACGCGGACCTCTCGGCGTCGGGCCGGCGTCGAATCCTGACGAGCAAGCGCTGTTCCAACGAGAAACTGCGAGCCCTGGGCTACGAGTTCGCCTACCCGACGTACCGAACGGGCTACCGCGACGCGATCGAAGCGTACCTGAACGACGCCTGA
- a CDS encoding DHH family phosphoesterase has product MSAQITSISAAFVEVDPLAIETVVDLAQSLEPLILSLLVLAAVAVVLGGWWVVRWFRRPPGVRLQRLLGNYEEVAVLMHPNPDPDAMSCAMAVERIADSVGTDATLQYAGEIRHQENRAFRTVLDLEMESIEASSQLAADAVVLVDHNTPRGFAGSQTVEPIAVVDHHPGNGTGTEFTDVRTEYGAASTILVEYLDELGATMGGDGGFDVPTKLATGLLYGIQSDTNHLTNGCSSAEFDASASLFPGIDEDLLDRIANPQVSDDVLHIKARAITEKRVEGPFAVCNVGTISNTDAIPQAADELMHLEGVTAVVVYGENDGTIHLSGRSRDDRVHMGETLRHAISDIPMANAGGHARMGGGQVSVDHMNGIGPSDGVSLTEFEDRLFSSLAGER; this is encoded by the coding sequence ATGAGCGCCCAGATCACCTCGATCAGCGCCGCGTTCGTCGAGGTGGATCCGCTGGCGATCGAGACGGTCGTCGACCTGGCGCAATCGCTCGAGCCCTTGATTCTTTCGTTGCTCGTATTGGCGGCTGTCGCCGTCGTTCTCGGCGGCTGGTGGGTCGTACGCTGGTTTCGCCGTCCGCCGGGCGTTCGCCTCCAGCGTCTCCTGGGTAACTACGAGGAGGTCGCGGTGTTGATGCACCCCAATCCGGATCCGGATGCCATGTCCTGTGCGATGGCGGTCGAACGAATAGCGGATTCCGTCGGGACGGACGCGACGTTGCAGTACGCCGGCGAAATCCGTCATCAGGAAAACCGCGCCTTTCGGACCGTTCTCGACCTGGAGATGGAGTCGATCGAAGCGAGTTCACAGCTCGCCGCCGACGCCGTCGTGCTCGTCGACCACAACACGCCGCGTGGCTTTGCGGGCTCCCAGACGGTCGAGCCGATCGCGGTCGTCGATCACCACCCCGGAAACGGGACGGGGACGGAGTTTACGGACGTCCGTACGGAGTACGGTGCCGCATCGACGATCCTCGTCGAGTATCTGGACGAACTCGGCGCGACGATGGGGGGCGACGGTGGGTTCGACGTGCCGACGAAACTCGCAACCGGACTGCTCTACGGCATCCAATCGGACACGAACCACCTGACGAACGGCTGCTCGAGCGCGGAATTCGACGCCTCGGCATCGCTCTTTCCGGGAATCGACGAGGACCTGCTCGATCGGATCGCGAACCCGCAGGTCAGCGACGATGTCCTCCACATCAAAGCGAGGGCGATCACCGAGAAACGCGTCGAGGGTCCCTTCGCCGTCTGCAACGTCGGTACCATCTCGAACACCGACGCGATTCCCCAGGCCGCGGACGAACTCATGCACCTCGAGGGCGTGACAGCCGTCGTCGTCTACGGCGAAAACGACGGGACGATTCACCTCTCGGGCCGCTCTCGAGACGATCGGGTGCATATGGGAGAGACCCTCCGCCACGCCATTAGCGACATTCCGATGGCCAACGCCGGCGGACACGCTCGGATGGGCGGCGGACAGGTTTCGGTCGATCACATGAACGGGATCGGCCCCTCCGACGGGGTCAGTCTGACCGAGTTCGAGGATCGACTCTTTTCGTCACTGGCCGGCGAGCGGTGA
- the glmM gene encoding phosphoglucosamine mutase: protein MFGTSGIRGEVGDEVTAELALSVGRALASEGYQRVVVGRDVRESGTILVDALTAGVRECGGDVLEVGVAPTPTVARGVSWLEADAGVVITASHNPAKDNGIKLWSASGQAFDTERQAAIADRVENERYDLESWTGLGDRKRHEGLLERHAEAIRETVGDLEGLHVVVDVGNGAGSVTADTLVELGCSVRTLNGQQDGRFPGRPSEPNAETLEDLQQLVGATDADLGVAHDGDGDRMVAVDDRGRFVPKDLLLALFAREMAGDGERVAAPVDTSLAVDDALSAAGATVTRTAVGDVYVAERATEPDVVFGGEPSGAWIWPDETLCPDGPLAACKLAAMAARDGPLGETIDDLETYPIRRTSIDVEDRAAVMERVEETVRDREFEVDALDGLRIDHGDGWTLVRPSGTEPVVRITAEARDPERAEALFEDARGIVAAAADAVASVDAE, encoded by the coding sequence ATGTTCGGAACGAGCGGTATTCGCGGGGAGGTCGGTGACGAGGTGACTGCCGAACTGGCGCTTTCCGTCGGGCGAGCACTCGCCTCCGAAGGGTATCAACGAGTCGTCGTCGGCCGCGACGTCCGCGAGAGCGGGACGATACTGGTCGACGCGCTGACCGCCGGCGTTCGAGAGTGCGGCGGGGACGTGCTCGAGGTCGGTGTCGCGCCGACGCCGACGGTCGCCCGCGGCGTCAGTTGGCTCGAGGCCGACGCGGGGGTCGTCATCACCGCCTCGCACAATCCGGCGAAGGACAACGGCATCAAGCTCTGGTCGGCGTCCGGGCAAGCGTTCGATACCGAGCGCCAAGCGGCGATCGCGGACCGCGTCGAGAACGAGCGCTACGACCTCGAGTCGTGGACCGGGCTGGGCGATCGGAAACGCCACGAGGGGCTGCTCGAGCGACACGCCGAGGCGATTCGGGAGACCGTCGGCGACCTCGAGGGACTCCACGTCGTCGTCGACGTCGGCAACGGTGCCGGGAGCGTGACGGCGGATACGCTGGTCGAACTGGGCTGTTCGGTCCGCACGCTCAACGGCCAGCAGGACGGCCGGTTCCCGGGCCGACCCAGCGAGCCCAACGCGGAGACACTCGAGGACCTCCAGCAACTCGTCGGCGCGACGGACGCGGATCTCGGCGTCGCCCACGACGGCGACGGCGATCGGATGGTGGCCGTCGACGACCGCGGGAGGTTCGTTCCGAAGGATCTCCTGCTCGCGCTGTTCGCCCGGGAGATGGCCGGCGACGGGGAGCGGGTCGCCGCGCCGGTGGACACGAGCCTCGCCGTCGACGACGCGCTGTCGGCCGCCGGCGCCACCGTGACGCGGACGGCCGTCGGCGACGTCTACGTCGCCGAGCGAGCGACCGAACCCGACGTGGTCTTCGGCGGCGAACCCAGCGGCGCGTGGATCTGGCCCGACGAAACGCTCTGTCCAGACGGTCCGCTGGCCGCTTGCAAACTCGCGGCGATGGCCGCTCGAGACGGCCCGCTCGGTGAGACGATCGACGACCTCGAGACGTACCCGATCCGGCGGACCTCGATCGACGTCGAAGACAGGGCGGCGGTCATGGAGCGCGTCGAGGAAACGGTTCGCGATCGCGAATTCGAGGTCGACGCGCTCGACGGCCTCCGGATCGATCACGGCGACGGCTGGACGCTCGTTCGACCCAGCGGGACCGAACCCGTCGTCCGTATTACGGCCGAGGCGCGCGATCCGGAGCGAGCCGAGGCGCTGTTCGAGGACGCTCGGGGAATCGTCGCTGCTGCGGCCGATGCGGTTGCTTCGGTCGACGCCGAATAG
- a CDS encoding transcription factor S produces MEFCDECGSMMKADDGVWECGSCGYTKPKGDADDYIVTDDQEAGEVIESSGETSLPETDARCPECGHDRAHWYMQQIRSADESETRFFICSECEHKWREDDN; encoded by the coding sequence ATGGAATTCTGCGACGAATGCGGTTCGATGATGAAAGCGGACGACGGCGTCTGGGAGTGTGGGAGCTGTGGCTATACGAAGCCGAAGGGCGACGCCGACGACTACATCGTCACGGATGATCAAGAGGCGGGCGAGGTTATCGAGTCGTCCGGAGAGACGTCCCTGCCGGAAACGGACGCCCGCTGTCCCGAGTGTGGCCACGACCGCGCCCACTGGTACATGCAACAGATTCGGTCGGCCGACGAGAGCGAGACGCGCTTTTTCATCTGTTCGGAGTGCGAGCACAAGTGGCGCGAAGACGATAACTGA
- a CDS encoding DUF7518 family protein, whose translation MSKNRVEELEATVAELESTVEGLTDELVESKERIRVLEAELDTETPTRVPKRRTDNADAADVEETQEAAPDEVAEATADADVEEDAAQDEAEDSGSDDIIVA comes from the coding sequence ATGTCGAAAAACCGCGTCGAGGAACTCGAAGCGACGGTTGCGGAACTCGAGTCGACGGTAGAGGGACTCACGGACGAACTTGTCGAATCGAAGGAGCGCATTCGGGTTCTCGAGGCCGAACTCGATACCGAGACGCCGACCCGCGTTCCGAAGCGGCGCACCGATAATGCGGACGCGGCGGACGTCGAAGAGACGCAGGAAGCGGCACCGGACGAGGTGGCCGAAGCGACCGCCGATGCGGACGTCGAAGAGGACGCGGCCCAGGACGAAGCGGAAGACTCAGGTAGCGACGACATTATTGTCGCATAA